In one Chitinophaga sancti genomic region, the following are encoded:
- a CDS encoding TonB-dependent receptor plug domain-containing protein translates to MKFRVMLLPLLFACSYESRAQTKKGMDSVQLRDVVVTGQYTPQSLKNSVYQVRTIQADYIKMRGATNILGVLDNQLGIRFSNDNTLGETDVELMGMSGAEVKILLDGVPLADRGSTRQSLAQIDVHSIERIEIVEGPMSVVYGTDALAGVINIITKKYNGNKQLSVNAGVQEETVGKEYAAFDGKGQHNASLGVSWGDHGYFASAGITRNNFGGWSDTLTGRAKAWLPKDQLMTNATVGIDRKNIKAWYRLDYLDEDLAAKGDINYDNGKATDAHYLTKRYTHQAQAIWQVNDDLSVNGALSYQAYNRHTRTTIKNFTDGSETLSAAAGSQDLTTYNAVFFRSTAQYSVRHHLSLQPGVEYSRDVSSGQRIEGRPNISNYSIFASAELKPTAGINIRPGVRFSKNSIYDAPPVIPSLNIKVALTKSLDLRLSYARGFRAPALRELYFNFFDASHSIKGNTNLKAEYSNSFTGSLSWQAIQSGPVKVNVTATGFYNDFDNMIDYAYVANSDTMTYVNISKFKTTGGTLMGKVNWKNLELGVGGSYIGRYNKFSADDLYKAADPTPTFVWTPELNGNITYTMRKAGTTLNLSYKYNGVRPAYESATAADGTTYLHEVKSGAYNMADFTVMKTVTKLVNINAGVRNIFNVTNIRNSTANSGVAHSEGTQLPMWYGRSYFLGVNFSWSRK, encoded by the coding sequence ATGAAGTTTAGGGTAATGCTATTACCCCTGCTATTCGCATGTTCGTACGAAAGCCGGGCGCAGACTAAGAAAGGAATGGATTCAGTGCAGTTAAGGGATGTGGTGGTGACAGGACAATACACACCACAATCTTTGAAGAATTCCGTATACCAGGTAAGAACGATTCAGGCAGATTATATTAAGATGCGTGGCGCTACCAATATCCTGGGTGTGCTGGATAATCAGTTGGGCATCCGTTTCTCTAATGATAATACCCTGGGTGAAACGGATGTGGAACTCATGGGGATGTCTGGTGCTGAAGTGAAGATCTTGCTGGATGGAGTTCCTTTGGCAGATCGTGGTAGTACCCGTCAAAGTCTTGCCCAGATTGATGTGCATAGTATTGAAAGGATTGAGATCGTGGAAGGGCCGATGTCTGTAGTATATGGTACGGATGCGCTGGCAGGTGTGATTAATATCATTACCAAAAAGTATAATGGCAATAAGCAGTTATCCGTGAATGCAGGTGTGCAGGAAGAAACTGTGGGGAAAGAATATGCGGCCTTTGATGGGAAAGGCCAGCACAATGCTTCGCTGGGAGTAAGCTGGGGTGATCATGGGTATTTTGCAAGTGCAGGTATTACGCGGAATAATTTTGGCGGATGGAGTGATACACTGACTGGCAGAGCGAAGGCATGGTTGCCGAAGGATCAGCTGATGACCAATGCCACTGTGGGGATTGACAGGAAAAATATTAAGGCCTGGTACCGGCTGGATTATCTCGATGAAGACCTGGCTGCAAAAGGAGATATTAACTATGATAATGGAAAAGCAACGGATGCACATTATCTGACTAAAAGATATACCCATCAGGCACAGGCTATATGGCAGGTGAATGACGACCTGAGTGTGAATGGTGCTTTGTCTTACCAGGCTTATAACAGGCATACACGTACTACTATTAAAAACTTTACGGACGGATCGGAGACTTTGTCAGCTGCCGCCGGTTCACAGGATCTGACTACATACAATGCCGTATTCTTCAGAAGTACTGCGCAGTATTCAGTCAGGCATCATTTATCATTACAACCAGGTGTTGAGTATAGTCGCGATGTTTCTTCCGGACAGCGTATTGAAGGCAGACCCAATATTTCTAACTATTCCATTTTTGCTTCTGCTGAATTGAAACCAACAGCAGGGATCAATATCCGCCCCGGTGTCCGCTTTAGTAAAAACTCTATTTATGATGCACCTCCGGTGATTCCTTCTCTGAACATAAAAGTTGCATTGACGAAATCATTAGATCTTCGGCTCTCTTATGCCCGTGGTTTCAGGGCACCGGCTTTGCGTGAATTGTATTTCAACTTCTTTGATGCCAGTCATAGTATTAAGGGGAATACGAATCTGAAGGCAGAGTATTCCAATAGTTTTACTGGTTCACTGAGCTGGCAGGCGATTCAGTCTGGGCCGGTGAAAGTGAATGTGACAGCGACGGGGTTTTATAACGACTTCGATAATATGATTGACTATGCGTATGTGGCGAATAGTGATACGATGACTTATGTCAATATCAGTAAGTTCAAAACTACGGGTGGTACATTGATGGGTAAGGTGAACTGGAAAAACCTGGAACTGGGTGTTGGGGGTTCTTATATAGGCAGATATAATAAGTTCTCTGCTGATGATTTGTATAAGGCAGCAGATCCTACGCCGACTTTTGTGTGGACCCCTGAGTTGAATGGGAATATAACTTATACTATGAGGAAGGCAGGAACTACTCTGAATCTCTCTTATAAATATAATGGTGTGAGACCTGCGTATGAGTCTGCGACGGCTGCGGATGGTACTACTTATTTACACGAGGTGAAATCGGGAGCTTATAATATGGCGGATTTTACGGTGATGAAAACGGTGACGAAGCTGGTGAATATTAATGCGGGGGTGAGGAATATTTTCAATGTGACGAATATCAGGAATAGTACGGCGAATAGTGGGGTAGCACATAGTGAGGGAACGCAGTTGCCGATGTGGTATGGGAGGAGTTATTTCCTGGGGGTGAATTTTAGCTGGAGTAGGAAATAA
- a CDS encoding HmuY family protein has product MAITISNMYKRAQWHCLAAIVLLTMACKKDNNNVTKLNYEDGVSTVIYDLAGDTEASVADGVEGKERRPFKSFYFKLSTKLQSWDSSNTFKKSNNWDLAFTDIYNALVYVNNGSAEGPGKGGSGKGMIIAVDAAYSKVTTAPDDAAFETANLNFAGWDQYPQPYNTGWYFYSLNTHLAVPIKNRTFIIRTADGKYGKLELINVYQGNPPAVTDLFWPAPYFTFRYFVQQDGSHNLKTP; this is encoded by the coding sequence ATGGCAATAACAATAAGCAATATGTACAAGCGAGCCCAATGGCATTGCTTAGCAGCCATCGTACTGCTAACTATGGCCTGTAAGAAGGACAACAACAATGTAACCAAACTGAATTATGAAGATGGTGTCAGCACCGTTATCTATGACCTGGCGGGTGATACGGAAGCTTCTGTAGCTGATGGCGTGGAGGGAAAAGAGAGACGCCCGTTTAAGAGTTTTTATTTCAAACTGTCTACCAAACTGCAATCCTGGGATAGCAGCAATACTTTTAAGAAGAGCAATAACTGGGATCTGGCTTTCACCGATATTTATAACGCGCTTGTATATGTGAATAATGGTAGTGCAGAAGGTCCGGGGAAAGGTGGTTCCGGAAAAGGAATGATCATCGCTGTGGATGCTGCTTACAGTAAGGTAACTACTGCGCCTGATGATGCTGCATTTGAGACGGCGAACCTGAATTTTGCAGGATGGGATCAGTATCCTCAGCCTTATAACACCGGCTGGTATTTTTATTCACTGAATACGCACCTTGCCGTGCCTATTAAGAACCGCACTTTTATCATACGTACTGCTGATGGTAAGTATGGTAAACTGGAACTGATCAATGTATACCAGGGAAACCCACCTGCTGTTACCGATCTTTTCTGGCCGGCACCTTATTTCACCTTCCGCTATTTTGTGCAGCAGGATGGTAGTCATAACCTGAAAACACCCTGA
- a CDS encoding DUF6686 family protein — MCDIKTLSKKNTAQISHCMHCQTVFIWHNNLLLNFSPQDFQFFRETMNRQAFVDCCMVFPDGEERVIIHAPCKDISFTFTHDEFEDLRDAIDEALLLQQVYELIR, encoded by the coding sequence ATGTGTGACATTAAGACTTTATCTAAAAAAAATACGGCTCAAATTAGCCATTGTATGCACTGTCAGACGGTATTCATCTGGCATAATAATTTGTTACTCAACTTTTCTCCTCAAGATTTTCAGTTCTTTCGTGAAACAATGAACAGACAGGCGTTTGTAGACTGCTGCATGGTTTTTCCTGATGGTGAAGAACGTGTGATCATTCATGCTCCCTGTAAGGATATCAGCTTTACTTTTACCCATGATGAATTTGAGGATCTCAGAGATGCGATCGATGAGGCCTTACTGTTACAACAGGTGTATGAGCTGATCCGATAA
- a CDS encoding HmuY family protein produces MKLSRLLLVLGLAITGLFSACSKDEDATVVIAPSDGSELTLDGGGGTGSPKTVYVDMSTDSATAVSRIAWSLGFYSGSDYRVILNSFTAMSAVATTKTDISAVTTEDASGVSLAIGQGQGTLSMIDNVYGELSGTVIAEVSATAEANLVYLVKPETASVSDPATWYKVKITRNGTTGYTLQYALLGAGTVNSVTITKNSSYNFVFFSLESGATVNVEPKKAEWDFGWSYAAYYTATIPYFFSDFVVINQQGGVAAAKVDSTTVGYSGFKKADTASLTFSAKRDAIGSSWRSTGTGIYKQYYYVVRDPAGNYYKLKFVSMGINDGGERGYPVVEYALIKE; encoded by the coding sequence ATGAAATTAAGCAGACTTTTACTCGTGCTTGGCCTTGCTATTACTGGATTATTTAGCGCATGTAGTAAAGATGAGGATGCCACTGTGGTGATTGCTCCTTCTGATGGATCCGAATTAACTTTAGATGGTGGCGGGGGTACGGGTTCTCCTAAAACAGTATATGTAGATATGAGTACTGATTCTGCTACTGCTGTGAGTCGTATCGCCTGGTCGCTGGGTTTCTATAGCGGTAGTGATTACAGGGTGATCCTGAATAGTTTCACTGCTATGAGTGCGGTAGCTACTACTAAAACTGATATAAGTGCTGTGACTACAGAAGATGCAAGTGGTGTGAGTCTGGCGATTGGTCAGGGGCAGGGTACACTGAGTATGATCGATAATGTGTATGGTGAACTGAGTGGTACTGTGATTGCGGAGGTTTCTGCTACTGCAGAGGCAAACCTGGTTTACCTGGTTAAACCGGAGACTGCGTCTGTTTCTGATCCTGCTACCTGGTATAAGGTGAAGATTACACGGAATGGTACTACTGGTTATACTTTGCAATATGCATTGCTGGGTGCAGGTACGGTGAATAGTGTGACGATTACGAAGAATAGCAGTTATAATTTTGTGTTCTTCTCATTGGAGAGTGGTGCTACTGTGAATGTGGAGCCTAAGAAAGCAGAATGGGATTTTGGATGGTCTTATGCGGCGTATTATACTGCGACGATTCCTTATTTCTTCTCTGATTTTGTGGTGATCAATCAGCAGGGTGGTGTTGCAGCTGCGAAGGTGGATTCTACTACAGTGGGGTATTCTGGTTTTAAGAAGGCGGATACGGCTTCCCTGACATTCTCTGCTAAGAGGGATGCGATTGGTAGTAGCTGGAGATCTACTGGTACGGGCATTTATAAGCAATATTATTATGTCGTAAGGGATCCGGCTGGGAATTATTATAAGCTGAAGTTTGTGAGTATGGGGATTAATGATGGTGGTGAGAGAGGGTACCCGGTTGTGGAGTATGCATTAATTAAAGAATAG
- a CDS encoding FecCD family ABC transporter permease, translating to MNKLFKNISAISGLTILLVQVILIATGTGAMHMSPLQVLAILLHRAGINMPVVYEENMEGVLWMIRLPRVILGVLIGAGLGVAGASLQGLFRNPLADPGLIGISSGASMAAVVMIIIQGSFPVFQSIPLLNFYSLNFAAFAGAIITTLFIFSVARSGGQAVISTMLLAGIAVRALCESVTGLMTYVANNEQLRSITFWSLGSLGGASWTTVMGVTPFILIPVMLLPRLAPAINLLALGEREAMHSGVKVSQLKVQLVILATMAVAAGVAVAGIIGFIGLIVPHIVRQFTGPDYRILIPGAALSGAVLLTIADLVCRTIIAPAELPVGIITAVIGAPFFIWLIVKEKKTIPA from the coding sequence ATGAATAAGCTATTTAAAAATATCAGTGCCATCAGTGGTTTAACAATCCTGCTGGTACAGGTTATTCTAATAGCCACAGGCACCGGTGCTATGCATATGTCGCCCTTACAGGTGCTGGCAATTTTGTTGCATAGGGCAGGTATCAATATGCCTGTGGTGTATGAAGAAAATATGGAAGGAGTATTGTGGATGATCCGCTTGCCGCGTGTGATATTGGGTGTGTTGATTGGTGCGGGTTTAGGTGTGGCAGGGGCATCTCTGCAAGGCTTGTTTCGTAATCCGCTGGCTGATCCTGGTTTAATTGGGATTAGTTCGGGGGCTTCAATGGCTGCTGTGGTGATGATTATTATTCAGGGTTCGTTTCCGGTTTTTCAATCCATTCCTTTACTGAATTTTTATTCACTGAACTTCGCTGCTTTTGCAGGGGCTATTATTACGACGCTTTTTATTTTCAGCGTGGCACGTAGTGGTGGGCAGGCGGTGATATCTACTATGTTGTTAGCAGGTATTGCAGTGAGGGCTTTGTGTGAATCGGTGACTGGATTGATGACGTATGTGGCGAATAATGAGCAGTTGCGCAGTATTACATTTTGGTCATTGGGGAGTTTGGGAGGAGCGAGTTGGACGACAGTGATGGGGGTGACTCCTTTTATATTAATACCCGTGATGTTGTTGCCGCGGCTGGCACCGGCTATTAATCTGCTGGCCCTGGGAGAAAGAGAGGCGATGCATAGTGGGGTGAAGGTGTCGCAGCTGAAAGTGCAGCTGGTGATCCTGGCTACTATGGCGGTGGCAGCGGGTGTGGCAGTAGCTGGTATAATTGGGTTTATCGGATTGATCGTTCCGCATATTGTAAGGCAGTTTACCGGGCCGGATTACAGGATATTGATTCCTGGTGCTGCATTGTCAGGAGCCGTATTGCTGACGATTGCAGATTTGGTGTGCCGCACGATTATTGCACCTGCTGAATTGCCGGTAGGGATTATTACGGCTGTGATTGGTGCGCCGTTTTTCATTTGGTTAATTGTGAAGGAGAAGAAGACAATACCCGCATGA
- a CDS encoding hemin-degrading factor → MNEIVTSTLKDQWIAFREQNPKVRIRDAAKQLQVSEGEVVAACTGKAVQHLKPEFQALMERMPELGKVMVLTRNENCVIERKGLFEQVDAVGRHVGTVLGKDIDLRMFFSRWKFGFAVEDDAVTGFKRSLQFFDAQGHAIMKIYSLDQTDMGAWDIIVAAFMADEQPLGITVAPAPAATVYANETADKVAFLEGWAALQDTHDFFPLLMKHKVSRTYALEIGEGTFTRRIGKESVKKILESAAASGLEVMVFVGNPGNIEIHTGKVEKILEIPGWINVMDPDFNLHLKTDDIAQSWAVQKPGVDGVVTSVEVFDSAGEMIAQFFGKRKPGNPELEAWRKLVAEL, encoded by the coding sequence ATGAATGAAATTGTAACATCCACTCTGAAAGACCAATGGATCGCATTTAGAGAACAAAACCCTAAAGTAAGGATACGTGATGCGGCGAAACAATTGCAGGTAAGTGAAGGTGAAGTGGTGGCAGCCTGCACTGGTAAGGCTGTTCAACATCTGAAGCCGGAGTTTCAGGCCCTGATGGAGCGCATGCCGGAATTGGGTAAGGTGATGGTATTGACACGCAATGAAAATTGTGTGATTGAAAGGAAAGGTTTGTTTGAGCAGGTGGATGCTGTTGGCAGACATGTGGGTACGGTGTTGGGAAAAGATATTGATCTGCGGATGTTCTTTAGTCGCTGGAAATTTGGGTTTGCGGTGGAGGATGATGCGGTTACCGGGTTTAAGCGTTCTCTCCAATTTTTTGATGCGCAGGGACATGCGATTATGAAGATCTATTCATTAGATCAGACTGATATGGGAGCATGGGATATTATTGTGGCAGCGTTTATGGCCGATGAACAACCTTTGGGTATTACAGTGGCTCCTGCGCCGGCAGCGACAGTGTATGCGAATGAAACGGCAGATAAAGTGGCTTTCCTGGAAGGATGGGCGGCTCTGCAGGATACGCATGATTTTTTTCCATTGCTGATGAAGCATAAGGTTTCCCGTACCTATGCACTGGAGATTGGAGAAGGCACGTTTACCCGCAGGATAGGGAAGGAGAGTGTAAAGAAGATTTTGGAGAGTGCGGCGGCGAGCGGGTTGGAGGTGATGGTGTTTGTGGGGAACCCGGGGAATATAGAGATTCATACGGGTAAGGTGGAGAAGATACTGGAGATTCCGGGATGGATTAATGTGATGGATCCAGATTTTAATTTGCATTTGAAGACGGATGATATTGCGCAAAGCTGGGCGGTGCAGAAGCCAGGTGTGGATGGCGTGGTGACATCGGTGGAGGTATTTGATAGTGCGGGTGAAATGATTGCGCAGTTCTTTGGGAAGAGGAAACCGGGGAACCCGGAACTGGAAGCGTGGAGAAAGCTGGTTGCTGAATTATAA
- a CDS encoding heme/hemin ABC transporter substrate-binding protein, translating into MNRLIVLTATLLVAMNTFAQKRIVSLNGAVTEIVVALGFERNIVGVDVTSTYPASMQQVAKVGHNRNISAEPVLALNPDLILGTDNFLQPAVVEQFKNVGVKTQIFKQEFSIEGTKKLITEVAAALQVPAKGVALVKQLEKEQASLKIKPTNKRVLFIYARGAGTMLVAGAGTPTEKMIMLAGAQNAASGFNDFKPLTPEALVTANPDVILMFDDGLKSMGGVDGLLKVQGVLQTTAGKEKKVVVMDGALLTGFGPRVIGAAKELAGKLNQ; encoded by the coding sequence ATGAACCGCTTGATCGTCCTGACCGCTACCTTACTGGTGGCGATGAATACTTTTGCCCAGAAGAGAATTGTTTCCCTGAATGGTGCTGTTACAGAAATCGTTGTTGCGTTGGGTTTTGAAAGGAATATTGTAGGTGTGGATGTAACCAGTACTTATCCTGCCAGCATGCAACAGGTAGCCAAAGTTGGCCACAATAGAAATATATCTGCTGAACCTGTGTTGGCGTTGAACCCGGATTTGATCCTGGGTACTGATAATTTTTTACAGCCGGCAGTTGTTGAGCAGTTTAAGAATGTGGGGGTGAAGACGCAGATCTTTAAGCAGGAATTTTCTATTGAGGGTACGAAGAAGCTGATCACTGAGGTGGCAGCGGCTTTGCAGGTGCCGGCTAAGGGGGTGGCGCTGGTGAAGCAATTAGAAAAGGAGCAGGCTTCACTGAAGATAAAGCCAACGAATAAGAGGGTGTTATTTATATATGCGCGGGGTGCGGGTACTATGCTGGTAGCTGGTGCGGGAACGCCTACGGAGAAGATGATTATGCTGGCTGGGGCGCAGAATGCGGCGAGCGGGTTTAATGATTTTAAACCATTGACACCGGAGGCATTAGTGACGGCTAACCCGGATGTTATTTTGATGTTTGATGATGGGTTGAAGAGTATGGGGGGAGTGGATGGTTTGTTGAAGGTGCAGGGTGTGTTGCAGACGACTGCGGGGAAGGAAAAGAAGGTGGTGGTGATGGATGGGGCGCTGCTGACTGGGTTTGGGCCGAGGGTAATTGGTGCGGCGAAGGAGTTGGCGGGAAAGTTGAATCAGTAG
- a CDS encoding TonB-dependent receptor plug domain-containing protein produces MRTSKELYTFIILCCGSLCAYSQSDTSHTLKSVEVKAVHLETLSSRAAMPVTVISRKTLEMMGSRRLDEVMREQTGIAIVNDVSAGSRAIGMQLQGFSADYILILIDGQPMIGRNAGNFDLSRITVADIERIEIVKGASSSLFGSEALGGVVNIITRQRIDAAQGQAIVRCGSQNTQDFTLEGETPFGRRRNRIEKDNVAERTNSRTGYAGNTDSRGSLNLSGNFYHTDGYNVNSFLSKGTTAPPYDSYSLQGRMRYQLNEKNSLHIAGRWALRNSINESVYSSGQVANTTRDVLHESDVNSAIVWQANLNKGWQLKTQYYLTRYSTTQDVSTGKAIQLSSNDFTQYYHRFEEQVQYVASNQLSFAGGVGGNLEVMDGNDLKSGYAYLQGDWKVNSRLSSRLGFRYDHSDFYGGRLNPSAGLKYRLSEKISLTAAFGTGYKTPDFQKRYQVFTNPQAGYTVLGVEEVATQVAAMQAAGLISEVRPVAKDISAALKPEIAVSYNMGISYTPVKNIRIDVNGFYNQLHNFINTVQIATRTNFQPIYSYINLDRSFTGGVETGISMHVMKGLDVAAGYQLLYAKDRGIMDAIRTGDYPYNKIRNNSTGETRTSKVSDYIGLENRSRHMLNLRMFYEYAPWGISATFRANYKSRSGYDDANNNRFLDTYDTFIDAYCLVYASIEKKLCKGHLAVQFTADNLMNYTDMLMPGQPGRILMAGLKWRLFKQ; encoded by the coding sequence ATGCGTACCAGCAAAGAATTATACACGTTTATCATATTGTGTTGTGGTAGTTTGTGTGCCTATAGTCAGTCCGATACCTCCCATACTTTAAAGAGTGTGGAAGTAAAAGCCGTGCACCTGGAAACCCTTTCCAGCCGTGCAGCTATGCCCGTGACGGTTATTAGCCGCAAGACATTGGAGATGATGGGGAGTCGTCGTTTGGATGAGGTGATGCGGGAGCAGACGGGCATTGCGATTGTCAATGATGTTTCTGCGGGTTCAAGGGCTATTGGTATGCAGTTACAGGGTTTCAGTGCTGATTATATTTTGATTTTGATTGATGGTCAGCCAATGATAGGGAGAAATGCAGGAAATTTCGACTTGTCAAGGATTACTGTTGCTGATATAGAGCGAATTGAAATTGTGAAGGGCGCGAGTTCCAGTTTATTTGGAAGTGAGGCCCTGGGAGGTGTAGTGAATATTATTACGCGGCAGCGTATTGATGCGGCACAGGGGCAGGCTATTGTGAGATGTGGTTCACAAAATACGCAGGATTTTACTTTGGAAGGGGAGACTCCTTTTGGGAGAAGAAGGAATCGCATCGAAAAAGACAATGTTGCCGAAAGGACTAATAGCCGGACTGGTTATGCGGGTAATACCGATAGCAGGGGCAGCCTGAACCTATCGGGAAATTTTTATCATACGGATGGCTATAATGTGAATTCATTCCTTAGCAAGGGCACTACAGCACCTCCTTATGATAGCTATAGCCTGCAAGGCAGGATGCGCTATCAATTAAATGAGAAAAATTCATTGCACATTGCCGGGCGATGGGCATTACGTAATTCCATTAATGAATCTGTATATAGTTCCGGCCAGGTGGCAAATACAACCAGAGATGTATTGCATGAAAGCGATGTAAATAGCGCAATTGTTTGGCAGGCAAACCTAAACAAGGGCTGGCAATTAAAAACACAATACTATTTAACCAGGTATAGTACTACGCAGGATGTGAGTACAGGAAAGGCTATACAATTAAGTTCCAATGATTTTACACAATATTATCACCGCTTTGAAGAGCAGGTGCAATATGTGGCCTCTAACCAGTTATCATTTGCAGGTGGTGTGGGTGGCAATCTTGAGGTGATGGATGGAAATGATTTAAAGAGCGGGTATGCTTATCTGCAAGGTGACTGGAAAGTAAATAGTCGTCTCAGTTCCCGCCTGGGGTTCCGTTATGATCATTCCGATTTTTATGGCGGCAGATTGAATCCCAGCGCTGGATTGAAATATAGGCTGTCAGAAAAAATATCATTGACCGCCGCATTTGGTACTGGTTATAAAACACCTGATTTTCAGAAAAGGTACCAGGTATTCACCAATCCACAGGCGGGATATACGGTACTTGGTGTGGAAGAAGTAGCTACCCAGGTCGCTGCTATGCAGGCAGCGGGTTTGATCAGTGAAGTAAGACCTGTGGCAAAAGATATTAGTGCCGCACTGAAACCTGAAATAGCGGTGAGTTATAATATGGGGATCAGTTATACTCCTGTGAAAAATATCCGCATTGATGTAAACGGGTTCTATAACCAGCTGCACAATTTTATCAACACGGTGCAGATTGCTACCCGTACAAATTTTCAACCTATTTATTCCTATATCAATCTTGACAGGTCATTTACCGGAGGTGTAGAAACCGGCATCAGCATGCATGTGATGAAAGGGCTGGATGTTGCTGCAGGCTACCAGTTGCTGTATGCAAAGGATAGAGGTATTATGGATGCCATCAGGACGGGTGATTATCCTTATAATAAAATACGTAATAACAGTACGGGTGAAACAAGGACCTCGAAAGTCAGCGACTACATCGGCCTTGAAAACCGCTCCCGTCATATGCTGAACCTGCGTATGTTCTATGAATATGCTCCCTGGGGCATCAGTGCTACTTTCCGCGCTAATTACAAGAGCAGGTCAGGCTACGACGACGCAAATAATAACCGGTTTCTGGACACATACGATACATTCATTGATGCCTACTGCCTGGTATATGCAAGCATCGAAAAGAAACTTTGCAAAGGTCATCTGGCTGTACAATTTACAGCAGACAACCTTATGAATTATACGGATATGCTGATGCCAGGACAACCCGGTCGCATCCTGATGGCCGGGTTGAAATGGCGACTGTTTAAACAATAA
- a CDS encoding ATP-binding cassette domain-containing protein, whose product MMLHIKNISLTLGKMPILKDISFAASAGELCVIMGANGAGKSSLLNVIAGEYPAYKGDVRIAGEELRKIPIAQQATTRAVLSQHVVLNQPFSVQDVAAMGRFVYSRHLDALDKEIVMCALKTMQVYDLRNRPYPTLSGGQKQRVQMARVLAQLLEAPGLQELDYTGKKMLLLDEPVTGMDILHEQLSLQLATTLASAGVLVVAVLHDFQLAAAFAHRILLLKAGALYTGGTVDEVLTAAHIKNSFGVDVTVLSHPQCNYPLVVTAATAGLFQSPAGKALNVF is encoded by the coding sequence ATGATGTTGCACATTAAAAATATTTCACTCACGCTCGGGAAAATGCCCATCCTCAAAGACATCAGCTTTGCCGCATCTGCAGGAGAGTTGTGTGTGATCATGGGTGCCAATGGTGCCGGTAAATCAAGCCTGCTTAATGTCATTGCAGGCGAATACCCGGCATACAAAGGAGATGTGCGTATTGCAGGAGAGGAATTACGCAAAATTCCCATCGCGCAGCAGGCTACTACAAGAGCTGTTTTATCACAGCATGTAGTCCTTAATCAGCCATTTTCTGTGCAGGATGTTGCTGCCATGGGAAGGTTCGTATACAGCAGGCACTTAGATGCCCTGGATAAAGAGATTGTAATGTGTGCATTGAAAACTATGCAGGTGTATGACCTGAGAAACAGGCCTTATCCTACTTTGTCCGGCGGACAAAAGCAACGTGTACAAATGGCGAGAGTACTTGCACAATTGCTGGAAGCCCCCGGATTGCAGGAACTGGATTATACAGGAAAGAAAATGTTGTTGTTGGATGAGCCGGTAACAGGCATGGATATTTTGCACGAACAGTTGTCTTTGCAATTAGCCACTACACTGGCTTCTGCCGGGGTATTGGTGGTTGCCGTGCTGCATGATTTTCAACTGGCCGCGGCTTTTGCTCATCGCATCTTATTATTAAAAGCAGGTGCACTATATACAGGAGGTACTGTGGATGAGGTGTTGACTGCTGCACATATCAAAAATAGTTTTGGGGTAGACGTGACCGTATTGTCACATCCCCAATGTAATTATCCGCTGGTGGTTACCGCCGCTACCGCTGGTTTATTTCAATCACCTGCCGGGAAGGCATTAAATGTTTTTTAA